The Amblyraja radiata isolate CabotCenter1 chromosome 5, sAmbRad1.1.pri, whole genome shotgun sequence genome includes the window ctccgggcggtttacgaattgccacatgcttgccattcaaagccccacatgtgtgagcaaagttccacctgttttcaaaccccagtgcaactctcttccacgcatctggtgtactggggcattccatcacttcagctgaataaaattggatgatcgcctcacaggtttctcggacaataccacagatggtgttggtggcgacaagagagttgtaagatagacttttataagaatcgcctgaggccaagtagcggagggtgattgctatgcgcaaccctggttccagtgcctttctcattacagtgtcagtcttcttcagcagaggtcccaaattattctttaactaattaaagagctcgggtgaaattctgacaaagtttttgaatgcacttttatcctcttcgcacagcacattaagcagttgctcatattgtccaaattgaggtctccgttgaaacatgggcttaacccagtgagacttcctcttaattctctttttaattaatctcacccttctgccttcacgcaagcgttttcgatgcacatgttgcgctaatgcatacagcgcgtcaatgaaaataacaaccagcctgtactcgaaccaactttgtataggcatgtctgcaaatgagccaattctacgaacggaggatatttatatagtgtgtgaaaaaaagtgacatcatttgtgccacgtgattaactacactagtccacgatgttcattcacgattaacgggaaagatcgggagacggacaagtcactcgcacaaatgacagaattgccgagtaccgtgggaactctttatctaccccccgttatatcgtgcggaactcgtgctggaccacgaccacttcactctggtgacatcttgcgtcaggtcgcaccgtgagaaccggccattactctctatctataaaaaaaaaactagaagcagaatcaatccagaactgataatattaataatgtacgactgatatacatgtAATGTTTTTATAATgatatgtgtttgcttctaataaaaatataatttaaaaaaaaaagaaaaatggtcTTGGGGTTGCGCAGTAAACAATATAGATGTGataagccaaatggcctccatcGGTGTCTTATTCCTAACAATAGTTACATGAAAAGACCAgaatccaccaggtggcgccagtaatggctgcctcgccaacagtcagacatgtctgtccctttcttctttgttattttttttagtatgtgataaatgtatgtttttagtgttctttagcttgttttatgtggggtgtagattggttacttcataATAATTGTATTGCTCTATTAGTAGAAGCTCCGCCTGCTACTCAGTTTatattttactttactttactttattaatttattgaacatgttaaaaaatacaaacacaaacaaATTACACaagtaagcaataaaaaaagaaaataaaacacaaaggaaaacaaacaaataagtaactcaaataatacaaataatatcgttcatgttcaaaaggggtaagaagaagttcgaaaacttttctggtcctaccccctcttattttctatacattttcatggaaaaacaaaataatgggaacaaatggacccaaaatctgttgaacagtccacaaacaagaaataaccaaacagaaaagaaaatcactggtccagctcataaccattcaatcttttgtttctgaagagtgtttttagtttgaatagagtcttacattttttcagctcatcatggcagttattccagagactaacaccctttgctgtaacacaatggagttttgcattagttcttatTGCCGGTTTTTCGAATATATAGGTTCTTCTCAggttgtgttcaaaaaggaactgcagatgctggaagatcgaaggtacacaaaattgctggagaaactcagcgggtgcagcagcaactatggagcgaaggaaataggcgacgtttcgggccgaaacccttcttcagactgatggggggtggggggggggggagaaggaaggaaaaggggaggaggagcccgagagcgggcagatgggagggtgggaggagacagctagagggttgaggaaggtgaggagacagcaaggactagcaaaatgctTTTGCTGCATCTCATGATTTTTGTTAGTTTGTTTTTATATGTCTTATATTTTTCTTCAGCTTCTGCTgttcttttctttaaaaaaatgttgtacAATACATTTTTTTCCTTACATGCATTTAATATTCCTTTAGTTATCCATGGTTTATCAGCATATTTTAGTTTCACTATTTTCTTTACTAGAGGACAATTTTTTTCGTACAGTCCTGATACAATTGACAGAAATGATTCGTAGGCCACATTTACATCTTTTACATAAACTTTGTTCCAATCTTGTTTCGATAGGTCTTCTTTGAAGGAATTAACAGCATCTTGTGTTTTGTGTCTGGTTATTTTGGTGCCTTTTTTGATCCTGGTACAGCTCTGTATAGTTGCAAAGACTGGCAGGTGATCACTTGTGTCATTTATTACTAAGCCACTCACTACTTTTCTATCCATAACGTTTGTGAATATATTGATAAGTGTAGCACTGTGTGTTGTTATTCTGGTTGGTCGTGTGATTGTGGGGTATAAGCTGCTGCTATACATTGCATTGATCAATTCTGTGGTTGAGTTGTGTTCTTGTGGGTTTAGCAGATCAATGTTGAAATCTCCACAGACAAAAACCATTTTCTTGTTATTTATATTGTTGTAAAGTTCCACTAATGTTTCCTTAAACGTATCAATACAAGATCCTGGTTTTCTATACACGCAgcttaccaaaatattttttgattTCTCAATCTCAATTTCTACTGTGATGCATTCCATGATGTTGTCTATAGCAAAAGACATGTTACTAGCAcatttatttttgtaactttTATCGATGTATAATGCAGCCCCCCCACCTTTAGAGTGATTCCTATTAATATTATCAGAATTCAGTTCATACAGTTAGTCTGAGTAGCTGTTAAGCTTGCTTTAACACCATGCTTATGTATACTGTGAGtagactttaataaacatgttgtaccatgaaaaaaaaacaacaacaaaaaacatatACTTTGTAAAATAACATCTTGTGGTAATGTGATGCTACAGTTGCACAAGAGGTTTGTAAGATGACATTaagagtatcgtgttcagttctggaagCCGAGCTATTGGAAGCATGTAATAATGCTGGAGACTATGCAGTGACATGTGTGCGTGTGACAGCAATAAACTAATGGCAATAAAAGTTTAACAAACTCGTTGCTGGACCGGAGTGCTTgtgttataaggagagactgaataggttgggactacacacaatactccatgcagCCTAACCAACGATTTGAACAGTTAAAACCTGACATCTCAATGCCTGCACCTAATACCTtgtctgatgaaggcaagcatgatcTTAGCCTACCTTACAACCCTTTTTACTAATTACACCctgtgttaccactttcagggaacaaggcagctgtctgtcctttcattctttttgttatttttaatgtgttttaaagtttgtttctggagatcttttagtcttttttatgtggggggaggggggagggggaaactgttttcttgGTCACTTCCTggacgaggatgcgactattctccgagccgcatcttcgcccccctcctcgcagcctaccacctggattggcacggcctttcctgccggagaccggccagagcctcaacttcagcagcggcggcgcagcactggattccatcgcggagcgagcgatgccttaccgtGGTCACCGTgttggagtgctgggactgccgactttgactccgtggagctgtggtctgcggagcttccagccgctggtggcgctgactttccagccgcgggcggcactgacactgactttaacatcacggagccctggGATCTCTTCCCGAGGtcaccagcgttgaatctccgcccagctcagcctgtggacttcggaagccgcagtctccggtaagaagcggccgattcggaggctccgggccgctgagagttttcgagggcctgaaacatcgggcccgtagcagcgactgtggaggcctcaataggccctgaccatgggtgaactgaggaagaggactgaactttggtgccttccctcacagtgggcaacgttgattccgctgtgaggggatgttttttatgttttatgttaaattctaaagtgttgtgtttatcttatttgtgtgctgcatggtaactcaaatttcactgcaccaattggtgtatgtgacaataaatagtaagattaaacgagaacttaccagtttgaagtttgatctttattttatgaggagttaggatgagcgattacgtgaagaaggccgtcagcccacatgcacatcaatcttcaaagcagcggtgtgaaatcacagataacagttgttgaactgaacatagtaagatttagagaagactagaactaccagatgatctttaTGATACGAGGGTCGGGAGCGgaaggcacgtaatcgctcatcgtaactcctcataaaataaagatcaaacttcaaattggttctcgtttaatcttactattttacttcggagtcatgtgagtgactacgtgaagattttaaagctctgtgaggtCTTGCCGTGAACACGAGTCcacaactgcatcagttgaccacagaTGATTGAACATTAAAAAagtattcagacatgacatagattgaaacattctgatgtttttaaatgtttttagtaACCCCTTTCATCCAGGAGAAaactataaaacagaacctaaaatagggtggtaaataccctcggtctggcaatgggttagttgTTAAATGATGGGAAAGGTTTGTTCGctagaccatcctgcagccgctaggatgtggtccagcggaacgtccataaccctagctgctgatgtagttgcagccctggtggagtgagattgagACTGCCAGTGAtcactcctgcacaagccagaccccattttaaccacctggaggtggtctgtactgatacctttttatgaggttttatgtaactaacaaacatagctagttcagagcctctaaggctcttggtgaccttaacAAACTGTTGTAGATGTGTGACAACACACAACCGAAGCTCCATAGGGTATGCCAACCTCTAGTTTGAAACCTGATGCCCCTGGTCTGTTCTGCTTGCTAAGTCATAACATAAAATGTTATAGTCTACAGATGTAACCATCTTGTCCAGTCGTAGCTTATGCAACGACTGGATCCGTTGCGCCGCaaccagcgccataagcataacctcattgtaagtgagtttgaccaaggacagggatgtagttgGAGCCCATCGGCGAAGCAGCGTCAGCACAATGTCAACATCCCATATCTCTGAGTCCCTGGGCCTGGGAGATTTTGAGTGGAAGATACGTTTCATAAATCTGGCTATCAGTGGGTGAGATCCGACAGAGTGATGTCCCGATCCCAGCCACAAGTATGACGACAAGGCACTACTGGCACAAACTCTATCCCTCGTACAAATTAGTTTAGAGAGGAATTGCAAAAACATCTGTTATACGTGTCGTGTCATACGTATGTTGGACTGTAAACAGAACACTTCCCACTAATGATATGGGGGATGCACAATTTCTTGGTACTATCTCTCCAGGCCTCAGTGATCATGACCAACGTACGACCAGACAGTCCGAGCCCTAGGTAAGGTCTTCTCAGACTCTGAATCAAAGATTTGATTTGATCATGCAGTGGATGGTCCTCCCCAGTCATGGGGTGAACCAGCAGATTTTCTGCGTTTGGGAACAGCCATAAAAGGCTCTGTTCTAATTCCCAACATGTGTGGGaatcatggctgtgtaggccagtcaggcaTTCCAAAATGCTTGAGGCGGAGTCTTGCTGGTTTTTagcaagcaccgactgatgaggcaaagtgGAGGGAACTTATAAAATACATTCCTCCCTAgcgtagcgagaatgcatctgtcgctactgcccctgggtctACACACtgaggtaactggtgattgagttgaGCTGTGAACAAATCGATATTACCTTTTCAGTTTTAGTTCCTGGAGGTAAATAACGAGACCTACTTACCAGTGTCTCTAACTCCAGGTCCCTTACCTTTGCTGGAGTTTCAGCGAAGTTTCATTCCCAGATTCTGTCCACATGTTTGTCATTTCCATTAGATCGCTGATGCTGCGCCAACTTCTCTTGTAGTGGTTGGTCCGTCCCCGACGGAGCAGCAATTTTAGAGGCAAAGCACACCGCTTCCCCTCATGCGATTGTCGTACATTATGCATTAAGCATGGGATCCCGGCACATAGTCATATTCGGGTTCCTGTTTGGAGGTAATCCATACTAACCTCTGACACTCTTTTAGATTGGGAGTAATTGCACCTGAACCAGGTGTACCATCCGTATCCTTAAATTGTGTGTGCATGCTTCTGTACCAAGCATGTTTTGTGACACCATCTCCCATAGTCTTTTGGATGGGAGGTAACGCAAACCTTGAACCAAGGCAGCTGCAGGCAtgtgacttgaactgcctgtgtatGCATCCGTGACAGGAGGCATAATAAATATGGCTCCATCTTCATCCATccaaatgggaggacttatgcaacctgaaccaggagctgcctcgaCCATCTTCATCCTTCatacatccgaatgggaggacttatgcaacctgaaccaggagctgcctccaGCATGTGTGCATGTATTTTAGCACCATCTCCACCACTACGTTCAACCGAGTGGGTggaattgcaaccctgaaccaagtGTCGCTTCAGGCACATGTGCACACTTCTGTAGCACCCTCTACCACTCGTCATTTGAGTGGGAGGAaatttgcaaccctgaaccaggagctgctgcctgacatgccttagGATGGAGCGTTCTTTGACTGCGACGAGTTGCAATCTTGTCTGACATAGATGCCCAAGACTTGGCACTCACTCTGAGTTGGGGTTGTCAGGTTGCTTCCTTCAGCAGCCACCAGGACTAGCTGTGCAAATCGATGCTCTGTTGGTATCTTCATTTACCAAACAGGCTGCacgtgctagtgactccgagtcctgctCCTTTCCGATGCCAATGCAGTCTACAGGGAAGGACTGGAGCGCCTCTGGCCCCCGTACGTCAGACATAGAGagagaaatgctggaaaaacctGCCAGTTATTTGTCATGGGCGAAGACGTTTAGCATGAATGAAGACGCCTATCCCAGTTAAATCAGAGATTTGATCACTTTATTGATATGAATAAAGTCGGCGTCTGGGGGAAGAATCTTCCACAGTCCCTTTAATGAGCGGAATTACCATGACGCCACCATGTGTGCTCGCACAGGTGACTGATAGGTTTTGCTCAACAAGGCTTTCCAAGCCAGGGATCTATAACGCCATGGCAGGTCCGATTCCACTACACAATTTATTGGTGTAAGTGATAAATAATATAGCTTGTAATTTCTCTCTATTAACACAACTAAATTGGCATGATGATACATATTATGATACCAAGAACAAACCCCTGAACTGATAAATTAGTCAGAGGATACCAGCATAATGGTGCCCATCCCTGTATAGCcatacttaaaaaaaataatacattATACCTGCTACTGCCATTGGAGGCATAGGGGTGTTTATCTAGTAACGGTAggggaactcttccccccccccccccccccccctggaaccTTACTGATGAATTGAAGTATGTGCCATGGACTCCGGGGTAGGAGTCAGTCACACACTGACCCTTCGCACTCCTCTCCACAGAGAGGGAAATTAGTGAGCAGCCCTGTGCACAGGCGCTGCCGTAGGCCCCCGtggacctgcgctgatatggtcCTGTTTCGTGGACCATATCAGGATGGGTTAAACGTCCGTGGACATACCCTTGTagtcggaggggaaccctcctgtcCGGGCTCCAGCCCAGGCCTCTCCGACTCCGTATGGTTGCCTACCTATTAGGCTGCCGAAGTCGGAGTCGCTGACCACACTGTCAGCGACTCGGGTGGCGAACCCGACGGCCACCGGCTACCCGCTCTCCCGCGGTCCGTAGCCGGCATCCCCGCGGCCCGTCCGGATATCGCCCGAATTTGAAAAGCCCTCGGAAGTCGCTAGGAAGCCCTCGGTCCGTAGCCGGCATCCCCGCGGTCCATAATTGGTTTCACCGCGGTCCGTCCGGGTTTCGCCGCATATtactatgtccagcaggaaaaatTCTGCGAAGAGAGATTCCTGCAACAAAAGGACAACCTGaccgctggaggagcgacgcGCCGGCAACCAGTCGTTGCGCAATGCGGTAGacataatgacgcgcatgcgggctgacggccttcttcacatagtcactcacatgactccgaagtaaaatgtcctTTGCCCTTTGGTTTAGTTTCTAAAAATGCATCACTTTGCACTTGTCTAATTTCCCTGTTGATCTTGATCCTGTTGTAACTTCACACAATCTTTTTCTTTATTCACCATACtaccaattttggtctcatctgaaaacttactaatcataacaCTTGAATAATAAAGAACCCAGCACTGATCACTGTGGCATGCCACTAGTCGTAAATTTCCAATTTGAAAGCCAACCCATCCATTATCAACCTCtgcctccaaccaccaagccaattttacatCCAGTTTGCTGTCTCATCATAGATTCTCTGTATTCTAATTTTCTGGACCAGCCCTTGTTAAACATCCTTGTCAAAGTCCTGTCGACAACATCTATCATCAATCCTCTTTGTTGCCTCTTCAGGAAACACAAACATTAAATATTGCTGGTTTTGTCCAAACCTGGTCATTCTTTCCAAGTTTTCTGTTGCACTTTTACAATAAATTGCAGCATTTTTCCCCCTACTAACATTTATCTTTCCTCCTTTTATAAATGATGCAGATTTATTTACCACCCTCCAATCTATGCGGttaatccagaatctaaagattGTAAGATAACCACCAATGATCCATTATCTATAGGGCGATTTCCTTTCATACTTATATATGAgattgtagtgcgtgggtctggtCCAGGGCAATTGTGGTTTAATTGTGCTATATCTTTGATCCCAATTATAATTTCTGTATTTTTAACTGTAAGAACATTTGTTTTCACTAATCGTTTTCTCTTCTCATATTTACGGCAGATTTTAATCCTTAAGAAAGGTAAATGGTAAAAAtcattttgtaaaaaaaatggTGACTGGTAAAAATCCTTTTGTACTCTTTTGTTGAATTCTAAACTGCGCCTAATCTTTAGGCCTGCAGTTTTTTTCAGGAAATTTTGTAAATCTTTTCAAATCTTATACTATCCTTATTTTCTTCATTATTCATGCTTAGGCACAAAAGCTCTTTcatgctgttcaagaaggaactgcagatgctggatgatcgaaggtacacaaaaatgctggagaaactcagcgggtgcagcagcatctatggagcgaaggaaataggcgacgtttcgggccgaaactctttcaTGCTGTTGTGTTTGATAAATCACCATATTCAGACAACAGAGTTTGATTCACTAAGTAATTTATTACACTACCAAATAAGGCACATACACTCACTTATCCCCGAATATCCCCGAACGCACTTACAAACCCCGAGTGCGCAGCAGAATACGCTGCAGGATGTTTCTGTGCACACTCACGTATACCCGTACGCACTCGCAAACACATCAGAGCACGCCGCAGGATGTTTGTGTTCTTGATCAGTTGGCACCGTTCACTACAATTTGACAAATAATTATATAATATTCATATCGTTATTATAAATTCTCATATCTACTTTGATTGGAGATTGGATTTACTCCATGCTTACAATATGTGCATTGCTGAGCCACCACTGGTGGGTATTGTTATTAGTTTATTGGTTtatatgtgtaccgagatacagtgacaagCTGCGGTTTCACgcaatccagtcaaatcatactgtagaTAAGTAAAATCAAGCCATACAAGAATGCAACAGCTAATACAAAGGGGAAAGtaccagagtgcaaaatatagtgttacaaagaaagtgaaaataaaaataaagttaaatgtccaaaatgaggtaggttggggggTCAGGACTACACCTAGCTATGGGAGGACTGATTAGTAGTCTGATAACAACAGAGAAGCTTTTCCTGAATCTGGTAGTGCGAGTTtttaggggagaagagggaaagggtccttgattacgctgacTGTTTTCCTGAGGCAGCTGAAATGTAGAGAGACTCGATGGTGGTAGGTTAATTTGagtgatgaactgggctacatccacaattcactGAAACTtcctgtggtcttgggcagagcagttatgCCTGGCAGCTGGTCCTGAGGATATGGCTGGGGACTCCCTCAAGGCCAGATGCgggttcactctcaggaaggccgatctgaCATCTGATAGTGAAAAGGAGAGAATAaacaatgcagaatatagtgttcgaGACAAGGCATACCATACATAATTACATCAGGCAGCGCATGAGAGAAAAggaaacagaatgcagaatataatgttgcaTCTatcgagaaagtgcagattaaaaaaagttcaaAGGGCATAACAAGGAAGATTGGAGGATCAACAATTCATCTTTAGCATATAAGAAGTCTGTTTAAGTCTGACAATAGAAAAATAAAGCGAATCtcaaatctggtggtatgtgccaaGGGGATGGGGTGCAGAGGCAGTTTGcgagatggactgggctgcattcacaacgCTGCAATTTCCTGCAGTCTTCCTCACAGCTGTTACCTGATGCCTCAGGATaggatgttttctatggtgcatctgtagaaactgGTAAGAGTCATGCTGAATTTCCTACGCCTTTTGAGGAAGTAgtgttggaccccaagatccctctgtatatcaatgatCTTGAGTGTCATGCCAATAATTATATATTTCCACCTTAcaaacttgctcggattaaacatctgccatttctccacccatttctataGCCTTCCTCACAGCCCATGACCCCAACATGTTGGTGTCAGCTGCAAACATACTAGCCAACCCATTTACAGTTATGTCAaactcatttatatatatcacaaaaagTAGATGTCCTAACACAGATttgtgcagaactccactggtcagacCTTCAGCCTGATTATTGTTGTTCCACTGCAATTCTCTGTCTTCTATCAATAAAGtggttctgaatccatatgtCATTGTTAAACCCATGCATATTAATCTtctggaacagcctaccatgggggCTTCAACAAATGTCTTAGCAGACAACATCAACTGCCCTACCCTCGTTGACCACCTTTGTAACCTCACTCAATCAAGTTCTTAAGACACAGCTGTACAAAGCTGTGTAGACTGTCCCTAATTAACCAAGTGTTTCCCTACCACTGGTGCGAGGCTTTACCGATCTCCAATTCCTTAGATTCTCTTTACTTCCCTCCTTAAATGTCTCATTAGCCACTGCAGTGCTTCCAGTGAAGTTATTGCTGCAGTATTGACGAGTAGAGTTCTACAATCACAATGCTATGGCAATAGTATGGTGATTATAGATTTATAGTGATATGATCAGGATCTTGGAGGAGAAGCAAGGTTAGTGGTACTTCTATTTACCTTTATTTCTTTGTCCTATTTTTGGTGGTGGGTTTGGAGTGCGGTTGAAGAAGCCTTGACTTGCAACTGTAGTGTAATTTATGCACAGTACATACTGCACGTACAGGGACATTGTGTTcgagttgaagatagacacaaaaagttgaagtaactcagccgaaGAAAAtaatctccagtgatgttgcctgtcccgtttagttactccagctttttgtgtctatcttcggtttagaccatcatctgcagttccttcctacacttgtgtTCGGGTTAGATGGCCTTACAATTGCTGCTGCCTGACTCCAACAACATTTGGatgtcaatagtcagatttattcgtcacatacaacaatgaagtgcagtgaaatgaacttgccagcagcggtacaatacaataaaaaaagaacacaataaaaacattaacacaaaacatccaccacaccattcatcactgtggtggaaggcacaaagtttagtcagtcctcTTGCATCGACAATCTTTTTTCTCCAACATCCCTTCCGCACGGGTGACCGGCGAGGAATCGCGTTGGGAACGTGTGCGCTGATTTACCAGACAGGGCGGACTCGTCCCTTGCTCCACCCCATTGAAGCGCGGAAACTTCCGGTCCGCTCAGTTGTTGTTTGACGGACTTTATTAAAGCTGTGGGCCTGAGGCCGGGAGCGGCGACAATAAACACCAGCGcaagaaagaagaggagggagaggggttgtggTGGACAAGAGGGTAGGGAAGGAATGTACCGGTAAGGAGGTgcgtccatctatccatccatccagcgagcgagggggtgaggcagcaccgaGCCGCCGCCGACGACGACGGACTGAGCCGGAGAGCGGCCGGAGCCGCCACTGTCACCGCCGGCGACGCGGGGCAGCTGACAGGGAGCAGGGAGGGAAACCCCGCGGCCGCGGCCGGGCCGGGCGACGGTTGGCGATCGTGGGGCTCGCGGACCTTCCGGAACCTTCGCCGTCTCTCTCGAGGCGGCGCTGACAGATCCCCGGCCTCCCCCCTGGGGGGAGGAGGCGCCCCCCGCCCCCGGACCCACCGCACAGGCACCGAGCCCACCACGGCGGCAGCAGCTGCGGCCGAGCACACCACGTTCACTctggcctcctcctcctcttcctccgacTCGGAGAGCGGCGGAGTGTCCCCGCCACCGCGGAAGAAGCAGCGAGCGGCGGCGACGGCGGCGGAGGGCGAGggtgggcccggggcagcgggcagCAGCGGAGCGCGACTAGGCCCCAGCAACCTCCCAGGTAACTTCGGCGGCCTGCTGGgcccaggaggaggaggaggcggcggcTCCGGGCGCCAGGCTCACGGCGTCATGCAGGCCAACGGTAACCAAGGAGTCGGCGAGGCTCCTGCGGCACAGAACGGGGACGCGACGGGCCGGGACGGGCCGGCGGAGGAACCGGCCTCCCACGGCTCCGCCCCGGGCTTGGGCCCCGCGGCCGCTCACTCCAACGGGatgccctcctcctcctcctcatcgcTGGCCGCCACCACCCCCCTGGTGCCCGGGCCCGGCGGGGTGAGCACCGATCAGGTCGCTTACAGGAAGAAAAAGCGCTTGTGTCAGAGCGACGAGGATGTGATTCGCCTGATCGGACAACACCTGCACGGCCTGGGGTTGAAGTGAGTGTACCGAGGCTGCAGCGGGTGGGGATAGGATGAGAggtacaggctcttcggcccacagtgaccgtggcggacatgatgccaagtttaagTAATCTCTTGatccataacccccccccccctaaacccGCATATGCATGCAGCTATCCAAAAGCTACTTAAATTATGCTCTCCTCTCTACTAACATCACTCGCACCCTCTAATTAATCTGTGTAAAAAtgcatctcctttaacctttcaCCCTCTAACCTTAAAGGTCTGCTccctcgtctttgacatttccacctcgcAGCAAAAAGCTCACTCtgtctatctgtgcctctcatcattttgtattgtattagtgAAATGCGTGGGGTGGTATGGCATACCCGTGCTGCCCTAGAGCGGGGTTTCCTGTTTTAATTCAATATCCTAATATTCTACTTTGTCTTTGGCCTTTGCCTGGCTCCTTTTAATTTCATATCTCTTTTCGTCACCCCACAGCGTTGGTTCCACAGAAACAACTTCATGATCTTTCTTGGTAG containing:
- the LOC116972899 gene encoding small nuclear ribonucleoprotein-associated protein B'-like, whose protein sequence is MTPPPKLPGRLLGPSRAPLLPAAPGPPSPSAAVAAARCFFRGGGDTPPLSESEEEEEEARVNVVCSAAAAAAVVGSVPVRWVRGRGAPPPPRGEAGDLSAPPRERRRRFRKVREPHDRQPSPGPAAAAGFPSLLPVSCPASPAVTVAAPAALRLSPSSSAAARCCLTPSLAGWMDRWTHLLTDVRSAFLRVNPHLALRESPAISSGPAARHNCSAQDHRKFQ